The following proteins are encoded in a genomic region of Brachypodium distachyon strain Bd21 chromosome 1, Brachypodium_distachyon_v3.0, whole genome shotgun sequence:
- the LOC100831100 gene encoding dof zinc finger protein DOF5.1, which translates to MVFPSVPAYLDPPNWNNQQGQQPRASGAGGGGGSAGDAAQHMPPVGPTAAALASSSAAGNNEAAGQQQQQARPNSHSMTERARMARAPHPEPALKCPRCDSTNTKFCYYNNYSLSQPRHFCKACRRYWTRGGALRSVPVGGGCRRNKRSSNKSSKPSSSSANRQQLPGGASASSSILPSTAPGSGVPSGAMIPPVGLGSSMAHHLPFLGSMQQHAPGAGPNLGLAFSVGLPPLGIGMHQQQHMDGVDQSSFPLASGGAAATFGASLEQQWRVQQQQPHQQQFPFLELPPPPMYQLGALQANRAAGSGAAAPSGMFTLGQTAASATATAARHERSVKQADDDSKGGQQEMSLQRQYMEALRQQGDHQAQGVWGGSGSATDDGNNGSGSWTMNLPGFHSSSTGGHGGGLL; encoded by the exons ATGGTGTTCCCTTCAGTGCCTGCATACCTAGATCCACCTAATTGGAATAACCAG CAAGGTCAGCAACCGAGGGCGagcggagccggcggcggcggaggatcAGCTGGCGATGCAGCACAACATATGCCGCCCGTGggtccgacggcggcggctctggCGAGCAGCTCGGCGGCGGGCAATAATGAAGCCgcggggcagcagcagcagcaggcgcggCCAAATTCTCACTCGATGACGGAGCGCGCGCGGATGGCGCGGGCGCCGCACCCGGAGCCGGCGCTCAAGTGCCCGCGCTGCGACTCCACCAACACCAAGTTCTGCTACTACAACAACTACTCGCTCTCGCAGCCGCGCCACTTCTGCAAGGCCTGCCGCCGCTACTGgacccgcggcggcgcgctccgCTCCGTCccagtcggcggcggctgccgccgcaacAAGCGCTCCTCCAACAAGTCCTCCAAGCCATCTTCGTCTTCAGCTAACAGGCAGCAGCTTCCCGGTGGGGCCTCGGCTTCATCGTCTATATTGCCGTCAACCGCCCCGGGATCAGGAGTACCCAGCGGCGCCATGATCCCGCCGGTTGGGCTGGGCTCCTCCATGGCGCACCACCTGCCGTTCCTGGGCTCGATGCAGCAGCACGCGCCAGGGGCCGGGCCCAACCTAGGGCTGGCCTTTTCCGTGGGCCTCCCGCCgctcggcatcggcatgcatcagcagcagcacatgGACGGCGTGGATCAGTCGTCGTTCCCGCTGGCCAGCGGCGGGGCTGCCGCCACCTTTGGCGCGTCACTGGAGCAGCAGTGGAGagtacagcagcagcagccacatCAGCAGCAGTTCCCGTTCTTGGAgcttccaccgccgccgatGTACCAACTGGGAGCGCTGCAGGCTAACCGAGCGGCAGGGAGCGGCGCAGCGGCGCCGTCGGGGATGTTCACGTTAGGGCAGACGGCGGCCAGTGCAACGGCCACGGCGGCAAGGCACGAAAGGTCGGTGAAGCAGGCGGATGATGATAGCAAAGGCGGGCAGCAAGAGATGAGCTTGCAGAGGCAGTACATGGAGGCTCTACGCCAACAAGGGGATCATCAGGCTCAGGGTGTCTGGggtggcagcggcagcgccacGGACGACGGCAACAATGGCAGTGGGAGCTGGACCATGAACCTCCCTGGGTTCCATTCTTCGTCCaccggcggccatggtggcGGCCTGTTGTAG